The Xanthomonas sp. CFBP 8443 genome has a window encoding:
- a CDS encoding DUF1328 domain-containing protein, producing the protein MLHYAIIFFVIAIIAAVLGFSGIAGAATNIAWILFVVFLILAVISMFRRGKV; encoded by the coding sequence ATGCTGCATTACGCCATCATCTTCTTCGTCATCGCCATCATCGCCGCCGTACTGGGTTTCAGCGGCATCGCCGGTGCGGCGACCAACATCGCCTGGATCCTGTTCGTGGTGTTCCTGATCCTGGCGGTGATCTCGATGTTCCGTCGCGGCAAGGTCTAG
- the oleD gene encoding 2-alkyl-3-oxoalkanoate reductase, with protein sequence MKIVVTGGGGFLGQALCRGLVARGHEVISYNRGHYPELQALGVAQVRGDLTDAQALHHAVAGADAVFHNAAKAGAWGSYDSYYQPNVVGTENVLAACRAHGVGRLVYTSTPSVTHRATHPVEGLGADQVPYGENFQAPYAATKTIAERAVLAANDAQLAVVALRPRLIWGPGDNQILPKLVARAQAGRVRLVGSGDNLVDSTFIDNAAQAHFDAFEHLRVGAACAGKAYFISNGEPLPMRELLNKLLAAVGAPPVTKTLSFKAAYRIGAACETLWPLLRLRGEPPLTRFLAEQLCTPHWYSMEPARRDFGYVPQVSIEQGLQRLASSWRRDTSVTS encoded by the coding sequence ATGAAGATTGTGGTGACGGGCGGTGGTGGATTCCTGGGCCAGGCGTTGTGCCGCGGCCTGGTCGCGCGCGGGCACGAGGTGATCAGCTACAACCGCGGCCACTATCCGGAGCTGCAGGCATTGGGCGTGGCCCAGGTGCGTGGCGACCTGACCGACGCGCAGGCGCTGCACCATGCGGTCGCGGGCGCCGATGCGGTGTTCCACAACGCGGCCAAGGCCGGCGCCTGGGGCAGCTACGACAGCTATTACCAGCCCAACGTGGTCGGCACCGAGAACGTGCTGGCCGCCTGTCGCGCCCACGGCGTGGGACGCCTGGTCTATACCTCCACGCCGAGCGTGACCCACCGCGCCACCCATCCGGTCGAAGGCCTGGGCGCGGACCAGGTGCCGTACGGCGAAAACTTCCAGGCGCCGTACGCGGCGACCAAGACCATCGCCGAACGCGCGGTGCTGGCCGCCAACGATGCGCAGCTGGCGGTGGTGGCGCTGCGACCGCGGCTGATCTGGGGCCCGGGCGACAACCAGATCCTGCCCAAGCTGGTCGCGCGTGCGCAGGCCGGGCGCGTGCGCCTGGTCGGCAGCGGCGACAACCTGGTCGATTCGACCTTCATCGACAACGCCGCGCAGGCGCACTTCGATGCGTTCGAGCACCTGCGCGTCGGCGCGGCCTGCGCCGGCAAGGCGTACTTCATTTCCAACGGCGAGCCACTGCCGATGCGCGAACTGTTGAACAAGCTGCTCGCCGCGGTCGGCGCGCCGCCGGTGACCAAGACCCTGTCGTTCAAGGCGGCCTACCGCATCGGCGCTGCGTGCGAAACGCTTTGGCCGCTGCTGCGCCTGCGCGGCGAGCCGCCGCTGACCCGCTTCCTGGCCGAGCAGCTGTGCACGCCGCACTGGTACAGCATGGAACCGGCGCGGCGCGATTTCGGCTATGTGCCGCAGGTTTCGATCGAGCAGGGCCTGCAGCGGCTGGCGTCATCATGGCGCCGCGACACTTCCGTCACTTCCTGA
- a CDS encoding serine hydrolase, with protein sequence MSRLSFLPCVLLALAVPLAHAAPASPSPTAPATAPPALDDGWPAADARSTGWNMATLAALEQAIADGKAPHTSSVLIVRDGALVYERYFGDADRQTLHDTRSATKSITALLVGAAIDRGRLPSAQAKVYDYFGDRRWQQPDPRKRATTVEDLLTMSSQLECDDDNAFSSGNEERMYVSADWTQFALDLPIKGYAPWMRRPEDSPHGRAFSYCTAGSFLLGALVEKATGQRLEDFAAQALERPLGITNVRWGRSAEGVGMGGGGTRYRSRDLAKFGQLLLDQGRWHGRQVLSADWVRAMTTVHAQAREDADYGYLLWRFRFPVRGTERGVWAMSGNGGNYVFVLPEERLVVVITRSAYNTPKMHPQSQALLADYVLKALP encoded by the coding sequence ATGTCGCGCCTTTCGTTCCTGCCGTGTGTCCTGCTCGCCCTCGCCGTGCCTCTCGCCCACGCCGCTCCCGCCTCCCCGTCCCCGACCGCACCCGCCACCGCGCCGCCGGCGCTGGACGACGGCTGGCCGGCCGCCGATGCCAGGAGCACCGGCTGGAACATGGCCACGCTCGCGGCGCTGGAGCAGGCCATCGCCGACGGCAAGGCGCCGCACACCAGCAGTGTGCTGATCGTGCGCGACGGCGCGCTGGTCTACGAGCGCTACTTCGGCGACGCCGACCGCCAGACCCTGCACGACACCCGTTCGGCGACCAAGAGCATCACCGCGCTGCTGGTCGGCGCGGCGATCGACCGCGGCCGCCTGCCCAGCGCACAGGCCAAGGTCTACGATTACTTCGGTGATCGCCGTTGGCAGCAGCCGGATCCGCGCAAGCGCGCGACCACCGTCGAGGATCTGCTGACGATGAGTTCGCAACTGGAATGCGACGACGACAACGCGTTCTCCAGCGGCAACGAGGAACGCATGTACGTCAGCGCCGACTGGACCCAGTTCGCGCTGGACCTGCCGATCAAGGGCTATGCGCCGTGGATGCGCCGCCCCGAGGACAGCCCGCACGGCCGCGCCTTTTCCTACTGCACCGCCGGCAGCTTCCTGCTCGGCGCGCTGGTGGAAAAGGCCACCGGCCAGCGCCTGGAGGACTTCGCCGCGCAGGCACTGGAGCGGCCGCTCGGCATCACCAATGTCCGCTGGGGGCGCTCCGCCGAGGGCGTGGGCATGGGCGGCGGCGGCACCCGCTACCGCAGCCGCGACCTGGCCAAGTTCGGCCAGCTGCTGCTCGACCAGGGCCGCTGGCACGGCCGCCAGGTGCTGTCGGCGGACTGGGTGCGGGCGATGACCACGGTGCACGCGCAGGCGCGCGAGGACGCGGACTACGGCTACCTGCTGTGGCGCTTCCGCTTCCCGGTGCGCGGCACCGAACGCGGGGTGTGGGCGATGTCCGGCAACGGCGGCAACTACGTGTTCGTGTTGCCCGAGGAACGCCTGGTGGTGGTGATCACCCGCAGCGCCTACAACACGCCGAAGATGCATCCGCAGTCGCAGGCGCTGCTCGCCGACTACGTGCTCAAGGCGCTGCCGTAG
- a CDS encoding winged helix-turn-helix domain-containing protein: protein MGERYRLDDLRIDVARQRVERDGIALELGGLSFRLLHYLLRQGQRVIGFDELIAQVWAPALVNEETVTQRVRLLRQALGDASRQPRYLRSVRGQGYQLCAPVRLEDDEGDSAAAQPRRRWRRVAIAAAVVLGIGTLAALAWPWRTPPQKAEASPLLQRADYYAGIGQRDDNERAIALYRQRLQQAPDEPRALLGLSRGYSARVCQYGGDAQYAALAQRLAAQVIAAQPQLAAAHAALGYAHDCRGDYAAALAAYERALQLDPGADAVRGSAAYLYERKGRLAQALAANLQVRDPARVRFLPIQIASNLNLLGYVSAAEARYRDSFQLYPDSAFSNLAWPGFLFAHGRSAEAQAALDEALGRGTDYAGLYLLQAELALAQGDAARARQASLQALRLRPHGSLAQTVAWTLDAQPRPAAAALRARAQDLLQGVAHGADPLDGLDAALLLQLAGDLPAALDALRRAQAAGYRDAAYLRVSPLLAPLRTQAGFAALLVRNQADIAAERAQVRRAGLLPQETGAATAAP from the coding sequence ATGGGCGAGCGCTATCGGCTGGACGACCTGCGCATCGACGTGGCGCGACAGCGAGTCGAGCGCGACGGCATCGCGCTGGAGCTGGGCGGGCTGAGTTTCCGCCTGCTGCATTACCTGCTGCGGCAGGGCCAGCGCGTGATCGGGTTCGACGAGCTGATCGCGCAGGTGTGGGCGCCGGCGCTGGTCAACGAGGAGACCGTGACCCAGCGCGTGCGCCTGCTGCGGCAGGCGCTGGGCGATGCCTCGCGGCAGCCGCGCTACCTGCGTTCGGTGCGCGGCCAGGGCTACCAGCTGTGCGCGCCGGTACGCCTTGAAGACGACGAGGGCGACAGCGCAGCGGCACAGCCAAGACGGCGTTGGCGCCGCGTGGCGATCGCGGCGGCCGTCGTGCTCGGCATCGGTACGCTGGCGGCGCTGGCCTGGCCGTGGCGGACACCGCCGCAGAAAGCCGAGGCGTCGCCGCTGCTGCAACGCGCCGACTACTACGCCGGCATCGGTCAGCGCGACGACAACGAACGCGCGATCGCGCTGTACCGGCAGCGCCTGCAGCAGGCGCCGGACGAGCCGCGCGCGCTGCTCGGACTCAGCCGCGGCTACAGCGCGCGGGTCTGCCAGTACGGCGGCGACGCGCAGTACGCCGCGCTCGCGCAGCGCCTGGCCGCGCAGGTGATCGCCGCGCAGCCGCAGTTGGCGGCCGCGCATGCCGCGCTCGGTTACGCGCACGATTGCCGCGGCGACTATGCGGCGGCCCTGGCCGCCTACGAGCGCGCGCTGCAGCTGGATCCGGGCGCCGATGCGGTGCGCGGCTCGGCCGCCTATCTGTACGAACGCAAGGGCCGGCTGGCGCAGGCGCTGGCCGCCAACCTGCAGGTGCGCGATCCGGCGCGGGTGCGCTTCCTGCCGATCCAGATCGCCAGCAACCTCAACCTGCTCGGCTACGTCAGCGCCGCCGAAGCGCGCTATCGCGACAGCTTCCAGCTGTATCCGGACAGCGCCTTCTCCAACCTGGCCTGGCCGGGATTCCTGTTCGCGCATGGCCGCAGCGCCGAAGCGCAGGCGGCATTGGACGAGGCGCTGGGGCGCGGCACCGACTACGCCGGCCTGTACCTGTTGCAGGCGGAACTGGCGCTGGCGCAGGGCGATGCGGCGCGTGCGCGCCAGGCCAGCCTGCAGGCGCTGCGGCTGCGTCCGCACGGCAGCCTGGCGCAGACCGTGGCGTGGACGCTGGACGCACAGCCACGGCCCGCGGCGGCGGCGCTACGCGCACGGGCGCAGGACCTGCTGCAGGGCGTCGCGCATGGCGCCGATCCGCTGGATGGGCTGGACGCGGCACTGCTGCTGCAACTGGCCGGCGACTTGCCTGCGGCGCTGGACGCGTTGCGCCGCGCCCAGGCCGCCGGCTACCGCGATGCGGCCTACCTGCGGGTGTCGCCGTTGCTGGCGCCACTGCGCACGCAGGCCGGCTTCGCCGCGTTGCTGGTGCGCAACCAGGCCGACATCGCCGCCGAGCGCGCGCAGGTGCGCCGCGCCGGCCTGCTGCCGCAGGAGACCGGCGCGGCTACGGCAGCGCCTTGA
- the oleC gene encoding olefin beta-lactone synthetase, producing the protein MTTTTPCNIAATLPPLARERPDQIAIRCPGRRSANGLAAYDVTLSYAQLDARSDAIAAGLGGYGIGRGTRTVVMVRPSPEFFLLMFALFKAGAVPVLVDPGIDKRALKQCLDEAQPEAFIGIPLAQLARRLLGWARSARRIVTVGRRWAWGGTTLAQIEHAGRGAGSQLADTAGDDVAAILFTSGSTGVPKGVVYRHRHFVGQIELMRNAFGMQPGGIDLPTFPPFALFDPALGLTSVIPDMDPTRPASADPRKLHDAIDRFGVTQLFGSPALMRVLADYGRPLPSVRCATSAGAPVPPEIVARICSLLPEDGKLWTPYGATECLPVAAIEGRELQDTRAATETGAGTCVGAVVAPNVVRIIAIDDAAIPDWSGVRELPAGTVGEITVAGPTTTDTYFNRDAATRIAKIRERLDDGSERIVHRMGDVGYFDAQGRLWFCGRKTQRVETAHGPLYTEQAEPIFNTLPWLRRSALVGIGAAGAQRPVLCYELQPGVAPPAQPQAELRALAQAHPHTAGIADFLCHPGFPVDIRHNAKIGREKLALWAKDRVR; encoded by the coding sequence ATGACCACGACCACCCCCTGCAACATCGCCGCGACGCTGCCGCCGTTGGCGCGCGAGCGCCCCGACCAGATCGCCATCCGCTGCCCGGGCCGCCGGAGCGCCAACGGCCTGGCCGCCTACGACGTGACCCTGAGCTACGCGCAGCTGGATGCGCGCAGCGACGCGATCGCCGCCGGGCTGGGCGGCTACGGCATCGGCCGCGGGACGCGCACGGTGGTGATGGTGCGGCCGTCGCCGGAGTTCTTCCTGCTGATGTTCGCGCTGTTCAAGGCCGGCGCGGTGCCGGTGCTGGTGGATCCGGGCATCGACAAGCGCGCGCTCAAACAATGCCTGGACGAGGCGCAGCCGGAGGCGTTCATCGGCATCCCGCTGGCGCAGCTGGCGCGGCGCTTGCTGGGCTGGGCGCGCTCGGCGCGGCGCATCGTCACCGTGGGCCGGCGCTGGGCCTGGGGCGGCACCACGCTGGCGCAGATCGAACATGCCGGTCGTGGCGCCGGCAGCCAGCTGGCCGACACCGCGGGCGACGACGTGGCCGCGATCCTGTTCACCAGCGGCTCCACCGGCGTGCCCAAGGGCGTGGTCTACCGGCATCGCCATTTCGTCGGCCAGATCGAACTGATGCGCAACGCGTTCGGCATGCAGCCCGGCGGCATCGACCTGCCGACCTTCCCGCCGTTCGCCCTGTTCGACCCGGCGCTGGGGCTGACCTCGGTGATCCCGGACATGGACCCGACGCGGCCGGCCAGCGCCGATCCGCGCAAGCTGCACGATGCGATCGACCGCTTCGGCGTGACCCAGCTGTTCGGTTCGCCGGCGCTGATGCGGGTGCTGGCCGACTACGGCCGGCCGCTGCCGAGCGTGCGCTGCGCGACCTCGGCCGGCGCGCCGGTGCCGCCGGAGATCGTGGCCAGGATCTGCAGCCTGCTGCCGGAGGACGGCAAGCTGTGGACGCCGTACGGCGCCACCGAATGCCTGCCGGTGGCGGCGATCGAGGGCCGCGAGCTGCAGGACACGCGCGCAGCCACCGAAACCGGCGCCGGCACCTGCGTCGGTGCGGTGGTGGCGCCGAACGTGGTGCGCATCATCGCCATCGACGACGCGGCGATCCCCGACTGGTCGGGCGTGCGCGAGCTGCCGGCGGGCACGGTCGGCGAGATCACCGTGGCCGGGCCGACCACCACCGATACCTATTTCAACCGCGACGCGGCCACCCGCATCGCCAAGATCCGCGAGCGCCTGGACGACGGCAGCGAGCGCATCGTGCACCGCATGGGCGACGTCGGCTACTTCGACGCGCAGGGCCGGCTGTGGTTCTGCGGGCGCAAGACCCAGCGCGTGGAGACCGCGCACGGGCCGCTGTACACCGAGCAGGCCGAGCCGATCTTCAACACCTTGCCGTGGCTGCGCCGCAGCGCGCTGGTCGGGATCGGCGCGGCGGGCGCGCAGCGGCCGGTGCTGTGCTACGAACTGCAGCCGGGCGTGGCGCCGCCGGCGCAGCCGCAGGCCGAGTTGCGCGCGCTGGCGCAGGCGCATCCGCACACCGCCGGCATCGCCGATTTCCTGTGCCATCCGGGCTTCCCGGTGGACATCCGCCACAACGCCAAGATCGGCCGCGAGAAACTGGCGCTGTGGGCCAAGGACCGCGTGCGCTGA
- a CDS encoding YkgJ family cysteine cluster protein, whose amino-acid sequence MAHPCLTCGACCAYFRVSFHWSEADPELGGRVPFDLTEPLRTHERVMRGTSQAQPRCVALDAEIGRYSRCTIHDRRPSVCAAVPASLEFGERSAQCDKSRLAHGLHMLTASDWSGVGDAERNPLPDDA is encoded by the coding sequence ATGGCACATCCCTGCCTCACCTGCGGCGCTTGCTGCGCCTACTTCCGCGTCAGTTTCCACTGGAGCGAAGCCGATCCCGAGCTGGGCGGCAGGGTCCCGTTCGATCTCACCGAGCCCCTGCGCACCCACGAACGGGTGATGCGCGGCACCTCGCAAGCACAGCCGCGCTGCGTGGCGCTGGACGCGGAAATCGGCCGCTACAGCCGCTGCACGATCCACGACCGGCGGCCGTCGGTGTGCGCCGCGGTACCGGCGTCGCTGGAGTTCGGCGAACGCAGCGCGCAGTGCGACAAGTCGCGACTGGCGCATGGGCTGCACATGCTGACTGCAAGCGACTGGAGCGGCGTCGGCGACGCCGAGCGCAATCCGCTACCGGACGACGCCTGA
- a CDS encoding alpha/beta fold hydrolase, which translates to MNYPGYPFTPQRFQVRPGLSMSYLDEGPRDGEVVVMLHGNPSWSYLWRTLVAGLSDRYRCIVPDHIGMGLSDKPDDVPGAQPGYDYTLQSRVDDLDALLRHLGIDGPVTLAVHDWGGMIGFGWALSHHAQVKRLVITNTAAFPLPAAKPMPWQIAMGRHWRPGEWFIRTFNAFSAGASWLGVSRRMPADVRRAYVAPYDSWANRISTIRFMQDIPLSPADKAWSLLERSAQALPSFADCPAFIAWGLRDICFDHHFLAGFRQALPQAEVMAFEDANHYVLEDKHEVLVPAIRRFLDTHPL; encoded by the coding sequence ATGAACTACCCCGGCTACCCCTTCACCCCGCAGCGCTTCCAGGTGCGTCCGGGGCTGAGCATGTCCTATCTCGACGAAGGCCCGCGCGACGGCGAGGTGGTGGTGATGCTGCACGGCAATCCGTCGTGGAGCTATCTGTGGCGCACGCTGGTGGCCGGCCTGTCGGACCGCTACCGCTGCATCGTGCCCGACCATATCGGCATGGGCCTGTCGGACAAGCCGGACGATGTGCCGGGCGCGCAGCCGGGCTACGACTACACGTTGCAGTCGCGCGTGGACGATCTCGACGCGCTGCTGCGCCACCTGGGCATCGACGGGCCGGTGACGCTGGCGGTGCACGACTGGGGTGGCATGATCGGCTTCGGCTGGGCACTGTCGCACCATGCCCAGGTCAAGCGGCTGGTGATCACCAACACCGCCGCGTTCCCGTTGCCGGCGGCCAAGCCGATGCCGTGGCAGATCGCGATGGGCCGGCACTGGCGTCCCGGCGAGTGGTTCATCCGCACCTTCAACGCGTTCTCCGCCGGGGCCTCGTGGCTGGGTGTGTCGCGGCGCATGCCTGCCGACGTACGCCGCGCCTACGTGGCGCCGTACGACAGCTGGGCCAATCGCATCTCCACGATCCGCTTCATGCAGGACATCCCGCTGTCGCCCGCCGACAAGGCGTGGTCGCTGCTGGAACGTTCGGCGCAGGCGCTGCCGTCGTTCGCCGACTGCCCGGCCTTCATCGCCTGGGGCCTGCGCGACATCTGTTTCGACCATCACTTCCTCGCCGGTTTCCGCCAGGCGCTGCCGCAGGCCGAGGTCATGGCGTTCGAGGATGCCAACCATTACGTGCTCGAAGACAAGCACGAGGTGCTGGTGCCGGCGATCCGCCGGTTCCTGGACACGCATCCGCTCTAG
- a CDS encoding Fic family protein, whose translation MPPRRSTGHYVSGSLAGSRYQAFVPDPLPPSPPLDLAAPELITRKERADQALGRLDGITLMLPDPERFLYQYVRKEALLSSQIEGTQSSLSDLLLFELDEAPGVPLDDVEEVSNYVAALNHGLKRLREDQFPLSLRLIREMHTLLLRGGRGAGKRPGEFRSGQVWIGGASPALAHFVPPPPEALEAALGAFERFLHAPASDVSPLVKAALAHVQFETIHPFSDGNGRLGRLLIALILCNEGVLREPCLYLSLFFKRHRAQYYERLNAVRTEGDWEGWLGFFLDGVADTAQQAVSTAQRLLALLAADRARIAGLGTRAGNVGLVFEQFARRVLLGVPQVQPHLPLSAPTIRAAIRTLQELAIVNELTGQQRHRVFAYQAYLDILSEGAQPL comes from the coding sequence ATGCCTCCCCGCCGTTCCACCGGCCACTACGTTTCCGGTTCGCTGGCTGGGAGTCGCTATCAGGCGTTCGTCCCAGATCCGCTGCCCCCGTCGCCGCCGTTGGATCTGGCCGCGCCGGAACTGATCACGCGCAAGGAGCGCGCGGATCAGGCCTTGGGACGCCTGGACGGCATCACCTTGATGCTGCCGGATCCGGAACGGTTCCTCTACCAATACGTGCGCAAGGAGGCGCTGCTGTCCTCGCAGATCGAGGGCACGCAGTCGTCGCTGTCGGACCTGCTGCTGTTCGAGCTGGACGAGGCGCCGGGCGTGCCGCTGGACGACGTGGAAGAAGTGTCCAACTACGTCGCCGCGCTGAACCATGGCCTCAAACGCTTGCGCGAGGACCAGTTTCCGCTGTCCTTGCGCTTGATCCGGGAAATGCACACCTTGCTGCTGCGGGGCGGGCGTGGCGCCGGCAAGCGGCCTGGAGAATTCCGCTCGGGGCAGGTATGGATCGGCGGCGCCTCGCCGGCGCTGGCGCATTTCGTGCCGCCACCGCCCGAAGCGTTGGAGGCTGCGTTGGGCGCATTCGAGCGCTTCCTGCATGCACCGGCGAGCGACGTGTCGCCGCTGGTCAAGGCCGCGTTGGCGCATGTGCAGTTCGAGACGATCCATCCTTTCAGCGACGGCAACGGCCGGCTGGGGCGATTGCTGATCGCGTTGATCCTGTGCAACGAAGGGGTGCTGCGCGAACCCTGCCTGTATTTGAGCCTGTTCTTCAAGCGCCATCGCGCGCAGTACTACGAGCGCCTCAATGCCGTGCGAACCGAAGGCGATTGGGAAGGATGGCTGGGGTTCTTCCTCGACGGCGTGGCGGATACGGCGCAGCAGGCGGTCAGTACCGCGCAGCGCCTGCTGGCATTGCTGGCCGCAGACCGCGCGCGCATCGCTGGCCTGGGCACGCGTGCCGGCAACGTCGGACTGGTATTCGAGCAGTTCGCACGCAGGGTGCTGCTCGGTGTACCGCAGGTGCAGCCGCATCTGCCGCTGAGCGCACCGACGATCCGCGCCGCCATCCGTACCCTGCAGGAGCTGGCGATCGTCAACGAACTCACCGGTCAGCAGCGGCATCGCGTCTTCGCCTACCAGGCGTACCTGGACATCCTGAGCGAAGGCGCGCAGCCGCTATGA
- a CDS encoding 3-oxoacyl-ACP synthase III: MLFNNVSIAGLAHIDAPHTLTSKQINERLQPTYDRLGIRTDVLGDIAGIHARRMWDHDMQASDAATLAARKAMADAGIDAGQVGLLVNTSVSRDFLEPSTASIVSGNLGVGEECMTFDVANACLAFINGMDIAARMIERGEIDYALVVDGETANLVYEKTLERMTSPDVTAQAFRDELATLTLGCGAAAMVLARAELVPDAPSYRGGVTRSATEWNTLCRGNLDRMVTDTRMLLIEGIKLAQKTFIAARQALGWAVDELDQFVIHQVSLPHTQAFIKNFGIDPKKVMTIFGEHGNIGPASVPIVLSKLRELGRLKKGDRIALMGIGSGLNCSMAEVVW; encoded by the coding sequence ATGCTCTTCAACAATGTCTCCATCGCGGGACTGGCGCACATCGATGCGCCGCACACGCTGACCTCCAAGCAGATCAACGAACGTCTGCAACCCACCTACGACCGCCTCGGCATCCGCACCGACGTGCTCGGCGACATCGCCGGCATCCATGCGCGGCGCATGTGGGACCACGACATGCAGGCGTCCGACGCGGCCACGCTGGCGGCACGCAAGGCGATGGCGGATGCGGGCATCGACGCCGGCCAGGTCGGGCTGCTGGTCAACACCTCGGTCAGCCGCGACTTCCTGGAGCCGTCCACCGCCAGCATCGTCTCCGGCAACCTGGGCGTGGGCGAGGAATGCATGACCTTCGACGTCGCCAATGCCTGCCTGGCCTTCATCAACGGCATGGACATCGCGGCGCGGATGATCGAGCGCGGCGAGATCGACTACGCGCTGGTGGTGGATGGCGAGACCGCCAACCTGGTGTACGAGAAGACCCTGGAGCGGATGACCTCCCCGGACGTGACCGCGCAGGCGTTCCGCGACGAGCTGGCCACGCTGACCCTGGGCTGCGGCGCCGCGGCGATGGTGCTGGCGCGTGCCGAGCTGGTCCCGGACGCACCGAGCTACCGCGGCGGCGTGACCCGCTCGGCCACCGAGTGGAACACCCTGTGCCGGGGCAACCTGGACCGCATGGTCACCGATACCCGCATGCTGCTGATCGAGGGCATCAAGCTGGCGCAGAAGACCTTCATCGCCGCCAGGCAGGCGCTGGGCTGGGCAGTGGACGAGCTGGACCAGTTCGTGATCCACCAGGTCAGCCTGCCGCACACCCAGGCCTTCATCAAGAACTTCGGCATCGACCCGAAGAAGGTGATGACCATCTTCGGCGAGCACGGCAACATCGGCCCGGCCAGCGTGCCGATCGTGCTGAGCAAGCTGCGCGAACTGGGGCGCCTGAAGAAGGGCGACCGGATCGCGCTGATGGGCATTGGTTCGGGCCTGAACTGCTCGATGGCCGAGGTGGTCTGGTAG
- a CDS encoding DUF4156 domain-containing protein, with translation MRLPIALLLLASLAACTWVPMAPEGKTVRVLPPGQAAAGCDKRGEVVVSVKSNVGFYQRNPLRVREELETLARNEAPGVGANTVQAMGEPVEGDQRYAAYQCSVR, from the coding sequence ATGCGCCTACCGATCGCGTTGTTGCTGCTCGCCAGTCTCGCCGCCTGCACCTGGGTGCCGATGGCGCCGGAAGGCAAGACCGTGCGCGTGCTGCCGCCAGGCCAGGCAGCGGCAGGCTGCGACAAGCGCGGCGAGGTGGTGGTGTCGGTGAAGAGCAACGTCGGCTTCTACCAGCGCAACCCGCTGCGGGTGCGCGAGGAACTGGAGACCCTGGCCCGCAACGAGGCGCCGGGCGTCGGTGCCAACACGGTGCAGGCGATGGGCGAGCCGGTCGAGGGCGACCAGCGCTATGCCGCCTACCAGTGCAGCGTTCGCTGA